A region of Desulfolithobacter dissulfuricans DNA encodes the following proteins:
- a CDS encoding HAD family hydrolase: MASMLRPLEPVPTGYPVRLQSLSVRALVFDLYGTLFVSAAGDVGVDAATDNVLSLMRAGRDAGIPSLDGAAVAGEGISLLHQRIEQIHLRCKEAGISYPEVDIVAVWFWVLERLGISGVREEQVRLLALSYECRINPIWPMPGLSTVLGELRDRSVVLGILSNAQFYTLELFEYLLHAPPERCGFSPDLCLWSFCEGEAKPSAHLFTRLSARLGQAGIAPTEVLYIGNDMLKDIWPARQVGWRTGLFAGDRRSLRLREDDPRVRGVQPDIVLSELAQILTCI, translated from the coding sequence ATGGCATCCATGCTCCGGCCCCTGGAGCCGGTTCCCACCGGATATCCGGTGCGGCTGCAGTCGCTCTCTGTCCGGGCTCTGGTCTTTGATCTGTACGGAACCCTGTTTGTGTCGGCCGCCGGAGACGTGGGAGTGGACGCGGCCACCGATAATGTGCTTTCCCTCATGCGGGCCGGACGCGACGCCGGCATCCCGTCCCTGGATGGAGCAGCAGTGGCCGGGGAGGGGATTTCCCTTCTCCATCAGCGCATAGAACAGATCCACCTGCGGTGCAAGGAAGCCGGGATTTCGTATCCCGAGGTGGATATCGTCGCTGTCTGGTTCTGGGTCCTGGAGCGTCTGGGAATCTCCGGGGTCCGGGAGGAGCAGGTCCGGCTGCTGGCGCTATCCTATGAATGCCGGATCAATCCCATCTGGCCCATGCCCGGTCTGTCCACAGTTCTCGGTGAACTCCGCGACCGGTCCGTTGTGCTTGGCATTCTCTCCAATGCCCAGTTCTATACCCTGGAACTCTTTGAATATCTGCTCCATGCACCCCCTGAGCGGTGTGGTTTCAGTCCGGATCTCTGCCTGTGGTCGTTTTGCGAGGGTGAGGCCAAGCCCTCGGCGCACCTCTTTACCCGCCTGTCCGCCCGGCTGGGTCAGGCGGGTATCGCTCCGACAGAGGTACTCTACATCGGCAATGACATGCTTAAAGATATCTGGCCGGCCCGGCAGGTCGGCTGGCGAACCGGGCTTTTTGCCGGCGATCGCCGTTCGCTCCGGTTGCGCGAGGACGATCCACGGGTGCGCGGAGTACAACCAGACATCGTGCTCTCGGAACTCGCCCAGATACTTACGTGTATCTGA
- a CDS encoding glucosyl-3-phosphoglycerate synthase — MFNIGNWIETNTFHHRQFWDLLRLIREKEKQGLTISLCIPALNEEKTIGKEVVLFKSELQDRYPLLDEIAVIDSGSTDRTREVAADFGADVYLSADILPEMGFKRGKGENLWKAIYQLKGDIIVYVDADIKNIHPRFAYGLVAPLIYRPEIKYVKAFYDRPLALSREIRPSGGGRVTEILVRPLFSLFFPELTAIIQPLSGEYAVRREILERIPFPVGYGVETSHLIDVYQEWGLEAFAQTDLDQRVHRHQPTRDLGKMAFGILRTFLKRLRERGIVGDLPELTANLRQFQVQGDHYEQVIHEIYEEERPPMIEIPAYREKFGIH, encoded by the coding sequence GCAACTGGATCGAGACCAACACCTTTCACCACCGCCAGTTCTGGGATCTGCTGCGGCTTATCAGGGAAAAGGAGAAACAGGGCCTGACCATTTCGCTCTGCATCCCGGCCCTGAACGAGGAGAAGACCATCGGCAAGGAGGTGGTTCTGTTCAAGTCCGAGCTCCAGGATCGCTACCCGCTCCTGGACGAGATCGCGGTGATCGATTCGGGCTCCACCGATCGGACCAGGGAAGTTGCGGCCGACTTCGGCGCCGATGTCTACCTGTCGGCCGATATCCTGCCGGAAATGGGCTTCAAGCGGGGCAAGGGCGAAAACCTGTGGAAGGCGATCTACCAGCTCAAGGGTGATATCATTGTCTACGTGGATGCGGACATCAAGAATATCCATCCCCGGTTCGCCTACGGGTTAGTGGCGCCGCTTATCTACCGGCCCGAGATCAAATATGTCAAGGCATTCTACGATCGGCCGCTGGCCCTTTCCCGGGAAATACGGCCCTCGGGTGGCGGCCGGGTGACCGAGATCCTGGTCCGGCCTCTCTTTTCCCTCTTCTTCCCCGAGTTGACCGCGATCATCCAGCCCCTTTCCGGTGAATATGCTGTCCGTCGCGAGATCCTGGAGCGTATTCCCTTTCCGGTGGGTTACGGGGTGGAGACCTCCCACCTCATCGATGTATACCAGGAGTGGGGCCTGGAAGCCTTTGCCCAGACCGATCTTGATCAGCGGGTCCACCGGCACCAGCCGACCCGGGATCTCGGCAAGATGGCCTTTGGCATTCTCCGGACCTTTTTGAAGCGACTCAGGGAGCGCGGCATTGTCGGTGACCTGCCGGAACTGACCGCCAATCTCCGCCAGTTCCAGGTCCAGGGCGATCACTACGAACAGGTGATCCATGAGATCTATGAAGAGGAACGGCCGCCCATGATCGAGATTCCCGCCTACCGGGAAAAATTCGGTATCCATTGA